One window of Alosa sapidissima isolate fAloSap1 chromosome 21, fAloSap1.pri, whole genome shotgun sequence genomic DNA carries:
- the si:ch211-288g17.3 gene encoding serine/arginine repetitive matrix protein 1 isoform X2: MTAEPSDSGEALPNGSPSPSKRGRGRPKGSVKKAKINLFPRKLSRVPKVIEFFSVSAPKEQERKRGRPKKRLRGRPRKTPLSPDEEEADKKMRQQSKQRKRRLSKPLGRPRIHPVKDSQTPSGPRKRGRPRKSDSTPSRTPSKGAAAAATNGTPSKRGRGRPPGSTTKARRLPFTPGRKRGRPLGSGKATAGDGTPRKIGRPPGSKKRSLEVAADGPPKKRGRPLGSGSVSPKKMKQIVDDGTPKKRGRPRGSLGKKKRHWRAKTPEPQPAYDGPPRKRGRPRKAQSADLTSGSEEAEQEPTALAQEEGQENGQAATAANGSTEPAPVEEGHDDILAPVEDEDELQGVDEGNAAFVEEVEKKELPVGKSGSSGKKTLVPKEVEESEPPVGKSGSSGKKTLVPKEVEESEPPVGKSGSSRKKTLVTKEVEESEPPVGKSGSSGKKIPIKRGASSRSRAV; this comes from the exons ATGACGGCAGAACCCAGTGACTCAGGGGAGGCTCTTCCCAATGGCAGCCCATCGCCATCCAAACGAGGCAGAGGTCGACCAAAGGGCTCCGTGAAAAAGGCTAAGATAAATTTATTTCCGAGGAAGCTCTCCCGGGTCCCCAAAGTCATCGAgttcttctctgtctctgcgCCCAAGGAACAGGAACGCAAACGTGGACGGCCCAAGAAAAGATTGAGGGGTCGGCCAAGAAAGACACCACTGTCACCAGACGAGGAGGAGGCGGATAAGAAGATGAGGCAGCAGTCAAAGCAGAGGAAGCGTAGACTATCAAAACCGCTGGGGCGTCCGCGCATCCACCCCGTTAAAGATTCCCAGACCCCCAGTGGGCCGCGTAAAAGGGGGCGCCCTCGTAAGTCTGACTCAACCCCCAGCAGAACCCCCTCTAagggtgctgctgctgccgccaccaATGGGACCCCtagcaagagagggaggggacgaCCTCCCGGTTCAACAACCAAAGCTCGGCGTCTCCCATTTACCCCAGGTCGGAAGAGGGGGAGACCGCTGGGCTCGGGGAAGGCCACAGCTGGTGATGGAACCCCACGGAAGATAGGCCGTCCACCGGGGAGTAAGAAACGGTCTCTGGAGGTGGCAGCAGATGGCCCGCCAAAAAAGAGAGGTCGACCACTTGGGTCTGGGTCTGTATCCCCTAAAAAGATGAAGCAGATTGTGGATGATGGTACGCCGAAGAAAAGGGGCAGACCACGGGGCTCTCTCGGCAAGAAGAAAAGGCACTGGAGGGCAAAAACACCAGAACCTCAGCCGGCCTATGACGGCCCTCCACGCAAGAGGGGTCGACCCCGGAAAGCCCAATCAGCTGACCTCACCTCTGGCAGTGAAGAAGCGGAGCAGGAGCCAACTGCGCTGGCCCAGGAGGAGGGGCAAGAGAATGGACAGGCGGCAACAGCAGCCAATGGGAGCACAGAACCAGCCCCAGTAGAAGAGGGGCATGATGACATCCTGGCCCCCGTAGAGGATGAAGACGAACTTCAGGGTGTGGATGAGGGCAATGCCGCTTTTGTCGAGGAGGTTGAGAAGAAGGAGCTGCCAGTTGGCAAAAGTGGGTCTAGTGGGAAGAAGACCCTCGTCCCTAAGGAGGTCGAGGAGAGCGAGCCGCCAGTTGGCAAAAGTGGGTCTAGTGGGAAGAAGACCCTCGTCCCTAAGGAGGTCGAGGAGAGCGAGCCGCCAGTTGGCAAAAGTGGGTCTAGTCGGAAGAAGACCCTCGTCACTAAGGAG GTCGAGGAGAGCGAGCCGCCAGTTGGCAAAAGTGGGTCCAGTGGGAAGAAGATCCCCATCAAGCGGGGTGCCTCGTCGCGTTCAAGAGCCGTGTGA
- the si:ch211-288g17.3 gene encoding serine/arginine repetitive matrix protein 1 isoform X1, producing the protein MTAEPSDSGEALPNGSPSPSKRGRGRPKGSVKKAKINLFPRKLSRVPKVIEFFSVSAPKEQERKRGRPKKRLRGRPRKTPLSPDEEEADKKMRQQSKQRKRRLSKPLGRPRIHPVKDSQTPSGPRKRGRPRKSDSTPSRTPSKGAAAAATNGTPSKRGRGRPPGSTTKARRLPFTPGRKRGRPLGSGKATAGDGTPRKIGRPPGSKKRSLEVAADGPPKKRGRPLGSGSVSPKKMKQIVDDGTPKKRGRPRGSLGKKKRHWRAKTPEPQPAYDGPPRKRGRPRKAQSADLTSGSEEAEQEPTALAQEEGQENGQAATAANGSTEPAPVEEGHDDILAPVEDEDELQGVDEGNAAFVEEVEKKELPVGKSGSSGKKTLVPKEVEESEPPVGKSGSSGKKTLVPKEVEESEPPVGKSGSSRKKTLVTKEVEEVEESEPPVGKSGSSGKKTLVTKEVEEVEESEPPVGKSGSSGKKIPIKRGASSRSRAV; encoded by the coding sequence ATGACGGCAGAACCCAGTGACTCAGGGGAGGCTCTTCCCAATGGCAGCCCATCGCCATCCAAACGAGGCAGAGGTCGACCAAAGGGCTCCGTGAAAAAGGCTAAGATAAATTTATTTCCGAGGAAGCTCTCCCGGGTCCCCAAAGTCATCGAgttcttctctgtctctgcgCCCAAGGAACAGGAACGCAAACGTGGACGGCCCAAGAAAAGATTGAGGGGTCGGCCAAGAAAGACACCACTGTCACCAGACGAGGAGGAGGCGGATAAGAAGATGAGGCAGCAGTCAAAGCAGAGGAAGCGTAGACTATCAAAACCGCTGGGGCGTCCGCGCATCCACCCCGTTAAAGATTCCCAGACCCCCAGTGGGCCGCGTAAAAGGGGGCGCCCTCGTAAGTCTGACTCAACCCCCAGCAGAACCCCCTCTAagggtgctgctgctgccgccaccaATGGGACCCCtagcaagagagggaggggacgaCCTCCCGGTTCAACAACCAAAGCTCGGCGTCTCCCATTTACCCCAGGTCGGAAGAGGGGGAGACCGCTGGGCTCGGGGAAGGCCACAGCTGGTGATGGAACCCCACGGAAGATAGGCCGTCCACCGGGGAGTAAGAAACGGTCTCTGGAGGTGGCAGCAGATGGCCCGCCAAAAAAGAGAGGTCGACCACTTGGGTCTGGGTCTGTATCCCCTAAAAAGATGAAGCAGATTGTGGATGATGGTACGCCGAAGAAAAGGGGCAGACCACGGGGCTCTCTCGGCAAGAAGAAAAGGCACTGGAGGGCAAAAACACCAGAACCTCAGCCGGCCTATGACGGCCCTCCACGCAAGAGGGGTCGACCCCGGAAAGCCCAATCAGCTGACCTCACCTCTGGCAGTGAAGAAGCGGAGCAGGAGCCAACTGCGCTGGCCCAGGAGGAGGGGCAAGAGAATGGACAGGCGGCAACAGCAGCCAATGGGAGCACAGAACCAGCCCCAGTAGAAGAGGGGCATGATGACATCCTGGCCCCCGTAGAGGATGAAGACGAACTTCAGGGTGTGGATGAGGGCAATGCCGCTTTTGTCGAGGAGGTTGAGAAGAAGGAGCTGCCAGTTGGCAAAAGTGGGTCTAGTGGGAAGAAGACCCTCGTCCCTAAGGAGGTCGAGGAGAGCGAGCCGCCAGTTGGCAAAAGTGGGTCTAGTGGGAAGAAGACCCTCGTCCCTAAGGAGGTCGAGGAGAGCGAGCCGCCAGTTGGCAAAAGTGGGTCTAGTCGGAAGAAGACCCTCGTCACTAAGGAGGTCGAAGAGGTCGAGGAGAGCGAGCCGCCAGTTGGCAAAAGTGGGTCTAGTGGGAAGAAGACCCTCGTCACTAAGGAGGTCGAAGAGGTCGAGGAGAGCGAGCCGCCAGTTGGCAAAAGTGGGTCCAGTGGGAAGAAGATCCCCATCAAGCGGGGTGCCTCGTCGCGTTCAAGAGCCGTGTGA
- the si:ch211-288g17.3 gene encoding serine/arginine repetitive matrix protein 1 isoform X3, which yields MTAEPSDSGEALPNGSPSPSKRGRGRPKGSVKKAKINLFPRKLSRVPKVIEFFSVSAPKEQERKRGRPKKRLRGRPRKTPLSPDEEEADKKMRQQSKQRKRRLSKPLGRPRIHPVKDSQTPSGPRKRGRPRKSDSTPSRTPSKGAAAAATNGTPSKRGRGRPPGSTTKARRLPFTPGRKRGRPLGSGKATAGDGTPRKIGRPPGSKKRSLEVAADGPPKKRGRPLGSGSVSPKKMKQIVDDGTPKKRGRPRGSLGKKKRHWRAKTPEPQPAYDGPPRKRGRPRKAQSADLTSGSEEAEQEPTALAQEEGQENGQAATAANGSTEPAPVEEGHDDILAPVEDEDELQGVDEGNAAFVEEVEKKELPVGKSGSSGKKTLVPKEVEESEPPVGKSGSSGKKTLVPKEVEESEPPVGKSGSSRKKTLVTKEVEESEPPVGKSGSSGKKIPIKRGASSRSRAV from the exons ATGACGGCAGAACCCAGTGACTCAGGGGAGGCTCTTCCCAATGGCAGCCCATCGCCATCCAAACGAGGCAGAGGTCGACCAAAGGGCTCCGTGAAAAAGGCTAAGATAAATTTATTTCCGAGGAAGCTCTCCCGGGTCCCCAAAGTCATCGAgttcttctctgtctctgcgCCCAAGGAACAGGAACGCAAACGTGGACGGCCCAAGAAAAGATTGAGGGGTCGGCCAAGAAAGACACCACTGTCACCAGACGAGGAGGAGGCGGATAAGAAGATGAGGCAGCAGTCAAAGCAGAGGAAGCGTAGACTATCAAAACCGCTGGGGCGTCCGCGCATCCACCCCGTTAAAGATTCCCAGACCCCCAGTGGGCCGCGTAAAAGGGGGCGCCCTCGTAAGTCTGACTCAACCCCCAGCAGAACCCCCTCTAagggtgctgctgctgccgccaccaATGGGACCCCtagcaagagagggaggggacgaCCTCCCGGTTCAACAACCAAAGCTCGGCGTCTCCCATTTACCCCAGGTCGGAAGAGGGGGAGACCGCTGGGCTCGGGGAAGGCCACAGCTGGTGATGGAACCCCACGGAAGATAGGCCGTCCACCGGGGAGTAAGAAACGGTCTCTGGAGGTGGCAGCAGATGGCCCGCCAAAAAAGAGAGGTCGACCACTTGGGTCTGGGTCTGTATCCCCTAAAAAGATGAAGCAGATTGTGGATGATGGTACGCCGAAGAAAAGGGGCAGACCACGGGGCTCTCTCGGCAAGAAGAAAAGGCACTGGAGGGCAAAAACACCAGAACCTCAGCCGGCCTATGACGGCCCTCCACGCAAGAGGGGTCGACCCCGGAAAGCCCAATCAGCTGACCTCACCTCTGGCAGTGAAGAAGCGGAGCAGGAGCCAACTGCGCTGGCCCAGGAGGAGGGGCAAGAGAATGGACAGGCGGCAACAGCAGCCAATGGGAGCACAGAACCAGCCCCAGTAGAAGAGGGGCATGATGACATCCTGGCCCCCGTAGAGGATGAAGACGAACTTCAGGGTGTGGATGAGGGCAATGCCGCTTTTGTCGAGGAGGTTGAGAAGAAGGAGCTGCCAGTTGGCAAAAGTGGGTCTAGTGGGAAGAAGACCCTCGTCCCTAAGGAGGTCGAGGAGAGCGAGCCGCCAGTTGGCAAAAGTGGGTCTAGTGGGAAGAAGACCCTCGTCCCTAAGGAGGTCGAGGAGAGCGAGCCGCCAGTTGGCAAAAGTGGGTCTAGTCGGAAGAAGACCCTCGTCACTAAGGAGGTCGAAGAG AGCGAGCCGCCAGTTGGCAAAAGTGGGTCCAGTGGGAAGAAGATCCCCATCAAGCGGGGTGCCTCGTCGCGTTCAAGAGCCGTGTGA